The bacterium (Candidatus Blackallbacteria) CG13_big_fil_rev_8_21_14_2_50_49_14 genome includes a window with the following:
- a CDS encoding aspartoacylase, with the protein MQRVLIVGGTHGNEWGGIYLCRKWEKEILPFRQYPFQVETCLANPHAIERNQRYVEEDLNRCFRPADLANLALDSYEAQRAKVLHQSFQKTDFLIDLHNTTSNMGFTVILSREDALEDRLTRQLCAHLVQQDALVRIYFMPQAAEESPYLPSVAARDLTLEVGPMMHGTLRADLYFKTEQIVAAALDYLAAWQVGEAEEYEGELTVYRQLENLDFPRQKDGSLAGMIYPGLLGRDFQPLYPQKPLFSAFNGQTIVYQGHETVWPVFINEQAYYEKGLALSLTRRERILL; encoded by the coding sequence ATGCAGCGTGTGCTGATTGTCGGCGGCACCCATGGCAATGAATGGGGGGGGATTTACCTGTGCCGCAAATGGGAAAAAGAAATTTTGCCTTTTCGGCAGTATCCTTTTCAGGTCGAAACCTGTCTGGCCAACCCCCATGCCATTGAGCGCAACCAGCGTTATGTGGAAGAGGATCTGAACCGCTGCTTTCGCCCTGCGGATTTAGCCAATCTGGCTTTGGATTCCTATGAGGCACAACGTGCGAAGGTTTTGCATCAGAGCTTTCAAAAGACTGATTTTTTGATTGATTTACACAATACCACCAGCAATATGGGCTTTACAGTGATTCTTTCCCGTGAAGATGCCTTGGAAGATCGTTTGACCCGTCAGCTTTGCGCCCATTTGGTGCAACAGGATGCCCTTGTCAGAATTTACTTTATGCCCCAGGCAGCGGAAGAGAGCCCTTATCTGCCTTCTGTGGCAGCCAGAGATCTGACTCTCGAGGTGGGCCCCATGATGCATGGCACTTTGCGCGCTGATTTGTATTTTAAAACAGAACAGATTGTGGCGGCGGCTTTGGATTATCTTGCTGCCTGGCAAGTGGGAGAGGCTGAAGAATATGAAGGAGAGCTGACGGTTTACAGGCAGCTTGAGAACCTTGATTTTCCCCGCCAGAAAGATGGTTCTTTGGCTGGCATGATCTATCCGGGGCTGTTGGGACGTGATTTTCAGCCTCTGTATCCCCAAAAACCTCTGTTTTCTGCTTTCAATGGTCAGACGATTGTCTATCAGGGGCATGAGACGGTTTGGCCTGTTTTTATCAATGAACAGGCCTATTATGAAAAAGGTCTTGCGCTGTCTTTGACCCGTCGGGAACGGATTTTGCTTTGA